A stretch of DNA from Montipora foliosa isolate CH-2021 chromosome 4, ASM3666993v2, whole genome shotgun sequence:
ttggaaaaaaaagttaagtAAGTCTGCTTTCTCTTTGTTATTCGTCACAAAGCGTTGACCATCCCTCAAGAAGCCAGATGACCGATTTTGCTTGGTGGTAGATTTAACTAAAGACCAGAAACGTCTGGTATTGATGAGAAGCGAATCCTTCAGTTTAGCTGCATATTGCTTTTTCTTCATCTTAATCATTGCTTTAACCTCCCGTCTTGCTTGTCTAAACCGATCGTGGTCTAGAGTACTTCCACGTTTGATAGACACATTTCTCAAACGACTTATTACGACTTGTTACCAAACCGAACTCAACGGTCACCGTGTCATCTTCAAAGTTCGTGAGGATGTTTTTCAtcgttttatcgtttcgtttgggACATTAATAGCCTCTTGGCATCGCTGGCAGGGCTTTGATTGCATggctagcggattgaaatgaaagaaaagcctATGCCCTTGAATTCTACAGTGGATttgtgggaacattttaaccaggaatatttgattCTATTTAATGGTCTCGTGAGAATTCAGCGTTAGCTTGCTATCTTATCAAGACCGTTGACAACCGATGATCTCATAAATGCTCAATTCAtgtcgaatctggaaaaaaaaaacgtcacaggaaggaagcgacccacgatggtaataaggttaggctttttaattgaaatttttttcgtaaaattatcttctcaggtcatgtcttcccatacaaatcttATGTGCCCTCACACTGAGGTTGGGGTTCCTATGATATGAAGAAGCCTAAAGTGACAGGGTGATAACGTCAAGCACACAATTTTTTGAACCCATGCAGTCAGTAAGCttgcaaaacttgaaaaatgtaacAAAGGAGCTTGTTTAAAAGGTAGGGGTGATGTAGCAAAAAAGCAAGCTTCCTCTTAAGCAGTCTTACTTTGTTTTTCCCGCTGGCTTGCAACATCTTTCATTCTTGTGACAAGATACAATTTATGAATGTCTGGATAAGATTCCAGTGGGTTAGAAATTCTGCATGGGACGATTGTGTGCCTTGTTACTCGGTACTGCTTTTCTGCAATGGCATACGTCTTCGAAGTTTTGTAGTCACTTGTAAATCAAGGCTGTTCATTTTATAAGTATAAGTCAAAGGTAATCGTTGAACTGCCAAATACAGCCACTCATTTGATCTTTGAGCTTACCGGTATTTGTAGCGGTGAATCATAGGCAATGTAGTTACATTCCTTAGTTAAAAATAATGGTTGGTTGGTAATTTTTTATCAGTCATTAATCAGACTCTGGTGAACACTCAATGGAAACCAATTAGGCAATCGATTGattattatatttttcttttccatgcAGATACAATGTGAAAAATCGGTGGTTTGGTTAACTATGGCCACATCTGGTCCTCTTGCCAGCTCTCAGGACAAGACAAATGGAGCTAAGCTCAGTCGACTTATTATTGATGGTGGAACAACTGTACTCAGAAATGTTTTTGACACTCATCACCCTCCTGCAAAGGTGGCAGCTGATCTTAATTCCTGTTATTCCATCCTTAACAACCTTTTACGAAGAAGAATTCTCAATGGTCACCAGTGGGACAAGCTCTTCCCTGGTGGCGGAGTTGCTCCGGACTCCAACACCTTTGATATAACTCTGCTTTTCCTCCTTTTGACCAACATTTGTGGACTTACCCCTCCCCACACAGGATGGCATCGCAAACCAGCCGCAAGTGACACCACTCCAGAGGCAAACCTTGCCCGCATCAAGTTTTTCCGTAATCAAGTGTATGGGCATGTGACAACCACTGGTGTGGATGCACCAACATTCAATGCTCTGTGGAAGGAAATAAGTGCTGCTTTAGTGTCTCTTGGTTTAAGTCAGGCAGAGATTGATCGATTAAAGGCAGAGCGATGTGGGGAGGAGGATTATCTTGATGCCTTACGGGACTGGGCAGAGAGTGAAAGGGATCTCAAGTCCAGGATTGACGACGTTCATCgaattgttactgaaatccgTGAGACACAACACGACACCGATCAGGAAGATAACATCCGAAAGAAACTTGCAAGGGTTGACACCCAACGCGATGTCAGAGATTATGGAAAGAGATACTTAGAAGGAACCCGTGAGTCTTTCTTTGCTGAAATCAACAGCTGGTTGGAtgatgaaagctctccaaatcGTGTCTTGGTGCTCAGTGGAAATGCAGGGATGGGGAAATCTGTCATCGCTGCTGAGATGTGCAGAAGAATGCAAGAAGCTGGCAGATTGGCGGGGAGCCATTTTTGTCACCATGACAGAGCACGCCACAGGAATCCCAAGGTGATGATGCAGTCTTTAGCTTGTCACCTCTCATGCTGTGTTCCAGAGTACAAGAAAGCTCTTGTGGAACAGTTCTCTGGAAATCTAGGTGTAGAGATCAACGACATGGAAGTGGTAGAtctcttttatttgctttttttagaACCTCTGGACATGGTAGCAGACCCGGGTTTTACATCTCTTGTGGTAATAGATGCATTAGATGAAAGTCAATACCAAGGGCGAAATGAGCTTCTTGAAGTGATATCCAGTTTGTTTAAGGATCTGCCACTTTGGCTTCGATTTTTTGTGACGACGCGACCTGAAGTTAACATTTGGGACAGCCTGAAAGATTTACGTCCACTGCGACTGGAGCCAAAAGATGAAGACAACTTGAAGGACATTCGGTTTTACTTTGAACAGAGTCTAAGCGTTTTATTACAAGTTGAAAGGCCCGAGCTTGTCTTAGATGATCTCGTGCAAAAGTCAGAGGGAGTTTTTCTGTGTGCCCAGTTTTTGGTAGATTTTATAAGGGCTAAGTGTCCAATCGTTCTTACCTTGGAACAACTGGAGAAGACCCTTCCGTCGAGCATCTCGTCTGTTTACCAGTCGTATTTCCAACGGTTGGAACAAGACTTGTGTAAGGAACTGAACATAACAGAAGagcaatttctttgttttctgagTGCAATTGCCGCTGCAAGGGAACCACTGCCGTTGGGTTTTCTTCCTAAATTGTTGTGCACGAAGTCGTCGTCCTTGAGTGTTATGCGAAAGGTGAGCAAAGCCATTGCCATTGTGTCATCACTCCTTCCTGTTCACGATAACCGtattcatttctttcataaatCAGTCAAGGACTGGTTGACAGACAAGTCACGCTACGAGCAGCACATTTTCAGCGTGGAGGAAATGGAAGGCCATAAGATCCTTTCTACTCTTTGCTCTAAGGAATTTGACGAGTTAAAGAGTAAAGGTGTTAGCAACTCGCAATCCTTCACTGGCACTTCAAGGTATGCCTTGGAACATGGTGTTCAGCACATGCTAGAGTTAGACCACGACATGAGATCCTGCAGCATGGAACAAGTGATTGGAAACTATGTGTTATGTCCTGAGCTTTTGTATGCAAAGATTTGTGTGAACATATCAGCAGCCACAGAAGATATCGTTTGTGCAATGAAACACGGTGGTTTGAAAACGATATCTACCGATTGTCAAGAGACACTTTCGTCATTattgattgttttaaaaaagCACCGCCAAACCTTAGAGGCATATCCGTTTATTATCTTTCAAAGTCTGTTGAACGAAGGAAGTAGTAAACTATCCTCTGACTCCCGCCAGCTTCTGGAGACCAAGTATACCGATAGGCCTTACATGGAGTTCTTAAGAAAAAATGATTCCCTAGGAGATGTTCAagctatgttttattgtttttcacGGGTGGCTTGTTTCGATGTGTCTCCTAGCTTAGAATTCATGGTGTGTGAATGCTGCGATGGATCCATTCAGTTGTGGTCACTTGCTTCTAGTAACCTCGAATGGAAGCGTTATGTCAAACCAAAATACTGTGATTCGTTACTTGGCGTATTTAGAATCATCAATACCGATGATGCATACCAACCAGCAGATTTTGAAAGGTCATCCGTGTTTGGTTTTTACCGTTCAGTGGTGTTTCATCCCAGCAAGGATGTCATCTTGCCAGGGGAGCTAAGCCATTCGTTTTCCTTTAATGGTGACTTGAAGCCGCTTTTTCCTACCAGTAAGGGCAGTTTTTCTGTCTGTTCAATATGCGGCGACGAGATGTTAAGCGATTATCCAGACGATGCAAAATGTCTTGTGGTGTGGAATCTAAACGATGGCAAGGAGATTAATCGTTTCAACACAGATAAAGATATTTCATCTTTTGCGATGTCCCGAGATGGAAAGCTCGTGGCTGTTTCCCATTCAACGGGCTCAGTTTGTTTAGTTGATAAGGACAGTGGTTTTTTAACTCTGGCAGAGGCATCTTTGGACTCTGTGTGTGGAATGATTAGATTCTCACCGGACAGTCGATTTCTTTTTTGTGTACATTTAAAACAATCTAAGTTAGAAGAGTTTTGTTTAGGAGTCACCCAGGGGCCTGAGCATCACTATTCGATGGACGTTGTTGATGTTCGTAGTTGTAATTCCGTTGAGTTAGAATCCCATAGAATCGGTGGCTTTCTGTTAGGAGATCCTTTGAGTTTGCCAGATCTGGGCCTTTGTTCTGTCGCAGTGCTTAATAGCCATTCTGTTTTAAAGAAGGGCTGGTGGGAACGTTACATAGAAATGGTTTATCGGAATCCACCAAGGAAGAACCCTGAATCCCTATGTTTCGATTCTCTTCTATTCTCGTTAACCGGCGAGAGTGTTTATGCGAAAGTCATGGTTTTAAACAGATCGCGGCACTATACGGAACGAATTATGGCTTTGGACGTTTTAAATGGGGAAGTCAAGGGACAGAAAGAGTTTGAGAGTCAAATTATGCGTGATTTTGTAGCTTTAAAAGAAGGCATTTTGATTGCAACGAAGATCACTCTTGAACTGTGGAACTTTAATTTGTCAGTCTGCATGCGACGATGGATGTTTGGCGCGGATGCTCTCTTTTCTATTTCAGATGATCAAGTGGCATGCATAACATTTGAAAAGCGAGGTGGGGTCATTTTGGATGTTGTTGGAGGAGAGATTGTGGAAGCATTTAAACTGCCTCCCGGGAATTTGCTTGCTTGGCACAAGGGCCTCCAGGTGTTTACCGTCACTAATAAAAGGGGGGAAATTGTACTGAAGCAACTTGGTAAAACCGAACCGCTCTAGCATTTCTTCGTGGGTCCCATATTTAAGATTTCTGATGAGAAGGCATCATTTTCACCCGAGAGTCAATTTATTTTGATAAACAGGCCCCGCGCGCATACGTACGTTCTCGATACAATTTCTGGTGAAGTGAGTCTTAAATTGAGTCATGACGACCTCCTTTGCGATTGTAAATTCATCAGTGACGAGGAGTGTGTTTTTCTGAAGACCGCCTGTTCCGCATCTCGCTCTCTCCTTCAGCTGTTCAACGTAAGGTCTGGAGATCTTCTTGTTGTAATGAATGTTTTGGGCGATACGGCCTCCTGTTGGGCAACATTTCCTAGATCGAGTCTCATTGCCATTGGTTCAGGTCAAGGGTTAGAAATCATCAAAGTAAAATACCCGGGAGAAGAGACACTCAGCAGTGAGGCAAAAAagtaagtttttcttttttaatacaCATAATCTTTTTTTATCAcctacggggcaaaattactgaatgctgattggctgagacgcaGGTCATTTTTTTCGTAATCACGAGGACAATTTTGGTAATCAAGAAgggggcatgattacttgatcctgattggttaacagttgctcaTCCAGAGCAAgcaaagttacaagagaatcctCTTCCAGAATAAACTTCTTTTTTGTGCACATatcaaatacattttaagcgctatttctaTTGACAGCatcgatttattgaattgaactttagcCGAATGGGAACGTGTTGATTCTCATTTGTTGCGTCACGGACGGGCTTTCCCCAATAactttgccctttatgtgataaacatgtaatcgctaTGTtccctcgtgcaattaaggattaaattcacttgtattttctcgggcaattttgtgaaaactttgaaactgCGCGTGAagttaatccttaattgccatcggtcccatgcgattacatgtttatcacataaaggacaaagttattgagggaagcccgtTCCGTGCCGCGACAAATACTgaaattatcaaggtaaaaTACCCGGGATAGGAGACACTCAGCAGTGAGGGTAAAAAGTAAGGTAGCAATTGATTGTATCAAAGACAACCTTTTTTTAAATGCATGTAATCTTTCAAATACTGTATCCACTATCGTGGCCAGCAGTACCATGAGCGAATACTGCTCGGCAAATGACCACACGACCCGCCGATATCACAAGATATTCTGTGTGTACTTCGAGCTAGCCCACATGAAGAGTATAAACCATTATCAGTCTGTTGTGATTGCGTGGAAGTGTTTGTTATTCCCATATATGGTGATATGGGGAtaggtacttggtgtattttgtcatttagtggttatctattgcacaaaattatctaagcacggtaaaaccttcagggaTAGGATTAGCGTTAGCGTTAAGTTAgggtaattgtataattactgaacggtttataccttgtttaaaaaaatttgaaacaatagaaaaagagacaccaagtACTTATCGATATGGGTGTGCATGACGGGGTTCAGTAGTTTGCTTGTGGGCTCATTCTCGCACCCCTTAATTATGGCGTAGGGCTCTGTATCCAATTTCCGCTCTTAATACTTAATGTCCTGTGGACAAGAGCCGCTAAAGTTGTTTTCAAATATTACCCGCCCTGTTGATGGGTGAAACTCTTTTAAGTAAATCCGGTTCAAAACAGATATAAATCAGTTTAAAGCTAGGTGAACACGAAGTAACACGAATCCCGCGGTCAGGCCAGTACCCTCGGCGTGCGCACAACGCTAATATGACACCGGAgtggcagccatggacagctgtttcgacCTTGTTAGACTTCGTCATCATAGCATAGCTGTAATGACAGAgataacgatgacgatgacagCCTCTAGAGGGCCTGGATGAGgctgtttttttgaaatatGTAAAGATCCTAGTTTGGCGAGgagcaagaaaacaaaaatgacatgTGACCGCTAACTGTTACTAGGGAcgttaagcaaggacgacgatgACGACGGATACGAGATCGTTGTCTAAAAacattatttcccgttattgtaaaatttttgcgattactccaagtagCTCTACATGGAATGTGAATGTCAACATTTCAGAACTAAAATTGGtaagaacggtgtggatatttagagagacgTCCTCACGGTATGtgccatttacatcccaaccggaatttccggaatttcttggtaaatggaaaacgcccgtACACACTCAAATGGAAAACCGCACCGTGCAGaggttttgtttttcctcattagagctattgttttgtggcgttctggTCCCTAgcatagagcgttttcactcacgtggccagcagccatattggattactgaaacaagaaagtatttgcattaaaatagtgttcaattcccggaggattattttgatacaccatcatggcccCCATTCCTTTGTTTggaacatcaacatggccgccgtgacgtcatgtgaaaactcTCTATATGGAGGCCCGAATTGCTGACAACGGTGGGCAACTCTTTGCATTGTGGGAACGTTAACTGCGGATTACAAGTGTACGAGCAGCGGGGCCACGAGTCACATTGTTACGATTTGACTCACCATAC
This window harbors:
- the LOC138000049 gene encoding uncharacterized protein; its protein translation is MATSGPLASSQDKTNGAKLSRLIIDGGTTVLRNVFDTHHPPAKVAADLNSCYSILNNLLRRRILNGHQWDKLFPGGGVAPDSNTFDITLLFLLLTNICGLTPPHTGWHRKPAASDTTPEANLARIKFFRNQVYGHVTTTGVDAPTFNALWKEISAALVSLGLSQAEIDRLKAERCGEEDYLDALRDWAESERDLKSRIDDVHRIVTEIRETQHDTDQEDNIRKKLARVDTQRDVRDYGKRYLEGTRESFFAEINSWLDDESSPNRVLVLSGNAGMGKSVIAAEMCRRMQEAGRLAGSHFCHHDRARHRNPKVMMQSLACHLSCCVPEYKKALVEQFSGNLGVEINDMEVVDLFYLLFLEPLDMVADPGFTSLVVIDALDESQYQGRNELLEVISSLFKDLPLWLRFFVTTRPEVNIWDSLKDLRPLRLEPKDEDNLKDIRFYFEQSLSVLLQVERPELVLDDLVQKSEGVFLCAQFLVDFIRAKCPIVLTLEQLEKTLPSSISSVYQSYFQRLEQDLCKELNITEEQFLCFLSAIAAAREPLPLGFLPKLLCTKSSSLSVMRKVSKAIAIVSSLLPVHDNRIHFFHKSVKDWLTDKSRYEQHIFSVEEMEGHKILSTLCSKEFDELKSKGVSNSQSFTGTSRYALEHGVQHMLELDHDMRSCSMEQVIGNYVLCPELLYAKICVNISAATEDIVCAMKHGGLKTISTDCQETLSSLLIVLKKHRQTLEAYPFIIFQSLLNEGSSKLSSDSRQLLETKYTDRPYMEFLRKNDSLGDVQAMFYCFSRVACFDVSPSLEFMVCECCDGSIQLWSLASSNLEWKRYVKPKYCDSLLGVFRIINTDDAYQPADFERSSVFGFYRSVVFHPSKDVILPGELSHSFSFNGDLKPLFPTSKGSFSVCSICGDEMLSDYPDDAKCLVVWNLNDGKEINRFNTDKDISSFAMSRDGKLVAVSHSTGSVCLVDKDSGFLTLAEASLDSVCGMIRFSPDSRFLFCVHLKQSKLEEFCLGVTQGPEHHYSMDVVDVRSCNSVELESHRIGGFLLGDPLSLPDLGLCSVAVLNSHSVLKKGWWERYIEMVYRNPPRKNPESLCFDSLLFSLTGESVYAKVMVLNRSRHYTERIMALDVLNGEVKGQKEFESQIMRDFVALKEGILIATKITLELWNFNLSVCMRRWMFGADALFSISDDQVACITFEKRGGVILDVVGGEIVEAFKLPPGNLLAWHKGLQVFTVTNKRGEIVLKQLGKTEPL